One genomic region from Desertifilum tharense IPPAS B-1220 encodes:
- a CDS encoding AAA family ATPase, translating to MVAIRGYDIIEQISEENRMVVYRGCDRNTQQPVIVKLLRAEYPTLEEITRLRQEYAVAKDLKCPGVATPYRLEKYQNSFALILEDFEGESLRETLKRQQLAIGECLQIAIALADTLAELHKARIIHKDIQPSNIIIDLQTPSVKLTGFGFASRLSQENHSVNNLQLIEGTLAYMSPEQTGRMNRAIDYRSDFYSLGVTLYEILAGKLPFSTPDPIELVHCHIAKSPIPLHQIEDCQIPEGLSAIILKLLAKNAEDRYQTAYGLKFDLETCLHQWQTTGQIIPFPLGQRDRGNQLLIPQKLYGRESEIALLMEAFYRVAGKSETATGQSELMLVSGYSGIGKTSIVNEVHKPMVEARGYFIAGKFDQFKRNIPYAALIQAFQELLRQLLTETEAQVSLWKAKLLEALGANAQIIIDVIPELELIIGSQPEAPKLGAAETQNRFNRVFREFLGVFCQKEHPLVIFLDDLQWADSASLNLIHLLMTDENSRYLLMIGAYRDNEVNAAHPLVKTLEKIQAAGTLMHTITVQPLPMNCVRQLVSETLTQPPDSQQVTALVELLFNKTQGNPFFLTQILKTLYVEKLLVYQVETDTWQWDIQQIQAVGITDYNVVELIARNILQLPIETQNVLKLAACIGNQFNLDILAIVNKASEFITASQLWEALQSGLILPLSTSYKIPLAFGETGFIANRGERVKVGYRFLHDRVQQAIYSLIPDGDKKATHLKIGQLLLENISPEERKENIFALVNQLNFGIDLLTSHAKRRELAELNLLAGQKAKSATAYSAAVKYLQSGLQLLPKTVWKNHYPLARDLHTEAVEATYLNTDFEEAERLSNIVLKYAKTPLEKVKIYEIKIQFNIAQNQMQTAIDVGLYALELLNISLSESPPQVEDISQLYNLPLMESSEKLEAMRVLMILYAPAYIANPAFLPKLVFTTVNLCITEGNSPLAPFAYVYYGSLLCGIFFNFELGYKFGELGAWLLEELNAREIQCKVEVLLNASVRHWKTSASQTAKMLHQSISTGLDTGDLEYACTGAATWCANITLVGEPLDNVHQKQQDLLGLIYSLKQDFYVNYFNLWSQVVLNLRNEVEQPKEIKGELFDETKTLPFLQETNNFTSLFSFHLAKCILYYLFRDYASAIAHAKEAVKYQQSAASLMVFGQLPFYYALTLAANYPQLDPASQANSLTELEGHLNQLQTWANSAPMNYQHKYELVAAEKARILGQFAEAMELYEQAIRNAKAHNYLHEEALAYELAADFYLARGMEDIAQTYVLKSHNAYIRWGAVAKVRNLELSHKRFLAQSSLRTPTTSRSNSSLTPTSASGNSLDAISVIKASQALAGEIILNKLLESLIKIAIENAGAQTGFLILEKDGKLLIEAQGAVDEERAIIRQSTPVESHSQLPSSLIHYVARTKEDVILADASREGMFTSDRYVVEIKPKSVLCTPITHHGKLIGLLYLENNLTTGAFTPKRLEVLKLLSAQAAISIENARLYEEMAALNANLKQEIIERKRAEEAVREDERRLKQFLEGVPLGVFVIDANGNPYYANQTAQQLLGQSVVPGTPIVQLTEIYQAYLAGTEQLYPTEQQPIVLALQGIRTTIDNLEIRRGDCQILLEVSGTPVFDDKGKIVYAIATFQDITLRKQAESERVLFTQELAVKNQALEQAKNQLAQYNRTLEQRVEERTHELSQTLEVLKATQAELRFENDLLRNAEQTSGFDYHVGGSLPMDAPTYVVRSADRYLYKALKQGEFCYVLNPRQMGKSSLMVRMMQHLQHEGYSCIAIDMTRIGSETVAPEQWYKGLMVELWKSLGLVGKVILKPWWNERTELSPVQLFSQFIEEILLVHVGDEDNPKSRQIIIFLDEIDSVLGLNFPVNDFFALIRSCYNQRSLNPEYQRLTFALFGVATPSNLIIDPRRTPFNIGQAIRLEGFKEHEAQPLLHGLTEKVSNPQTVLKEVLAWTNGQPFLAQKLCRFIANQSDSIPTNHEAMWIEELVRKYAIENWETQDEPEHFRTIRDRLLFGHPQPSRVLERYQQILERDRIPVDDSSEVEELLLSGLVMEQEGYLKVQNRIYAHIFDRTWVDRTLSTLVA from the coding sequence ATGGTTGCGATCCGTGGGTACGACATAATCGAACAGATTTCTGAAGAAAACAGAATGGTGGTGTATCGAGGTTGCGATCGCAATACCCAACAACCCGTCATTGTTAAGCTTCTGCGGGCTGAGTATCCCACCCTCGAAGAGATTACCCGACTGCGCCAAGAGTATGCTGTCGCCAAAGACTTAAAATGCCCCGGCGTGGCGACTCCTTACCGCCTGGAGAAGTATCAAAATAGCTTTGCGCTGATTTTAGAAGACTTTGAAGGGGAATCTTTACGAGAAACCCTCAAAAGACAACAACTTGCCATCGGAGAATGCTTGCAAATTGCGATCGCCCTAGCCGATACCCTCGCAGAACTCCACAAAGCCAGAATCATTCACAAAGATATTCAACCGAGCAATATAATTATCGATCTCCAGACGCCAAGCGTGAAGCTAACAGGCTTTGGCTTTGCGTCGCGCCTTTCCCAAGAAAATCACAGCGTCAACAATCTGCAACTGATTGAAGGGACTCTCGCCTATATGTCTCCAGAACAAACTGGGAGAATGAATCGGGCGATTGACTACCGCAGCGATTTTTATTCTTTAGGCGTCACCCTCTATGAGATTTTAGCCGGAAAGCTTCCCTTTTCCACCCCAGATCCCATCGAGTTAGTCCATTGTCATATTGCCAAGTCTCCCATCCCCCTGCATCAGATAGAAGATTGCCAAATTCCCGAAGGCTTATCCGCCATTATCCTCAAACTGCTGGCGAAAAATGCCGAAGATCGCTATCAAACCGCTTATGGGCTAAAGTTTGACCTAGAAACCTGCCTGCATCAATGGCAAACCACGGGGCAAATTATACCCTTTCCTTTAGGTCAGCGCGATCGCGGCAACCAACTGCTGATTCCGCAAAAACTCTATGGACGCGAGTCAGAAATTGCCCTATTAATGGAAGCATTCTACCGCGTTGCCGGAAAAAGCGAGACTGCCACCGGACAAAGCGAACTAATGCTCGTTTCGGGTTACTCCGGTATTGGAAAAACCTCCATCGTTAACGAAGTCCATAAACCGATGGTGGAAGCGCGGGGATACTTTATTGCAGGTAAATTTGACCAATTTAAGCGTAATATTCCCTACGCCGCGCTAATTCAAGCCTTTCAAGAACTTTTGCGCCAGCTTTTAACCGAAACCGAAGCCCAAGTTTCCCTTTGGAAAGCCAAACTTTTAGAGGCATTAGGTGCCAACGCTCAGATCATTATTGATGTTATCCCAGAACTCGAATTAATTATCGGTTCCCAGCCCGAAGCGCCTAAATTAGGGGCAGCAGAAACCCAAAACCGTTTTAATCGCGTTTTTCGGGAATTTCTCGGTGTCTTTTGTCAAAAAGAACATCCCCTGGTTATCTTTCTAGATGACTTACAATGGGCGGATTCTGCGTCATTAAATCTGATTCACCTGTTGATGACGGATGAGAATAGCCGCTACCTCTTGATGATTGGCGCTTATCGCGATAATGAGGTGAATGCAGCGCATCCCTTGGTGAAAACGCTAGAAAAAATTCAAGCGGCAGGTACGCTAATGCACACCATTACTGTGCAACCTTTACCGATGAATTGCGTGCGCCAGCTTGTCAGCGAAACCTTAACTCAACCACCTGATTCTCAACAGGTAACAGCGCTGGTTGAATTATTGTTTAATAAAACCCAAGGCAATCCCTTCTTCTTAACTCAAATTCTCAAAACTCTTTATGTCGAAAAATTATTAGTCTATCAAGTTGAAACCGATACCTGGCAATGGGATATTCAGCAAATTCAAGCCGTTGGCATCACTGATTACAACGTGGTTGAACTGATTGCCCGTAATATTCTCCAATTGCCGATTGAAACCCAAAATGTCCTAAAATTAGCGGCTTGTATTGGCAACCAATTTAATCTAGATATTCTGGCAATTGTCAATAAAGCCTCTGAATTTATCACCGCCAGTCAACTTTGGGAGGCTTTACAGTCGGGATTAATTTTGCCGCTATCGACGAGTTATAAAATTCCTTTGGCTTTTGGCGAAACGGGGTTTATTGCCAATCGCGGCGAGCGTGTTAAAGTGGGTTATCGCTTTTTACATGACCGAGTTCAACAAGCGATTTACTCTCTGATTCCCGATGGCGATAAGAAGGCGACTCACCTCAAAATTGGTCAGCTATTGCTGGAAAATATCTCGCCCGAAGAACGCAAAGAGAATATTTTTGCTTTGGTGAACCAACTCAATTTTGGCATTGATTTACTCACTAGTCATGCGAAGCGTCGAGAATTAGCAGAATTGAATTTATTAGCAGGGCAAAAAGCCAAATCTGCTACCGCTTATAGTGCCGCCGTCAAGTATTTACAATCGGGCTTGCAACTTCTGCCTAAAACGGTTTGGAAAAATCACTACCCCTTGGCTAGAGATTTACATACTGAAGCCGTTGAAGCCACTTATCTCAACACTGACTTTGAAGAAGCCGAACGTTTAAGTAATATTGTCCTGAAATATGCTAAAACTCCGCTAGAAAAAGTCAAAATCTACGAAATCAAGATACAATTTAACATTGCCCAAAACCAAATGCAAACCGCAATTGATGTGGGCTTGTATGCTTTAGAATTATTAAATATTTCACTGTCTGAATCTCCGCCCCAAGTTGAAGATATTTCGCAGCTTTATAACCTACCTTTAATGGAATCTTCTGAAAAGCTGGAAGCGATGCGAGTGTTAATGATTCTTTATGCACCTGCTTATATTGCAAATCCCGCATTTCTCCCCAAGCTTGTCTTTACCACGGTTAATCTTTGTATTACAGAAGGTAATTCTCCTCTAGCACCATTTGCCTATGTTTATTATGGTTCATTGCTGTGCGGAATCTTTTTTAACTTTGAGTTAGGATATAAATTTGGAGAATTGGGGGCTTGGCTGTTAGAAGAACTGAATGCTAGAGAAATTCAATGTAAGGTAGAAGTTCTTTTAAATGCTAGTGTTCGACATTGGAAAACATCTGCTTCTCAAACCGCTAAAATGCTGCATCAATCTATTAGTACAGGCTTAGATACAGGTGATTTGGAATATGCTTGTACTGGAGCAGCGACTTGGTGTGCTAACATAACCTTGGTGGGAGAACCGTTAGATAACGTTCACCAAAAGCAACAGGATCTTCTGGGTTTAATTTACAGCCTCAAGCAAGATTTTTATGTAAATTACTTCAATCTTTGGAGCCAAGTTGTTCTGAATTTACGAAACGAGGTTGAGCAACCCAAAGAGATTAAGGGCGAGTTATTTGATGAAACGAAAACTTTGCCTTTCTTGCAAGAAACGAATAATTTTACCTCCCTATTTTCCTTCCATCTGGCTAAATGTATTCTGTACTATTTGTTTAGGGATTATGCCAGCGCGATCGCCCATGCAAAAGAAGCTGTAAAATATCAACAAAGTGCGGCTAGTTTGATGGTATTTGGGCAACTCCCTTTTTACTATGCTCTGACCCTGGCTGCAAACTATCCTCAGTTAGATCCAGCCAGTCAAGCCAACAGTTTAACTGAATTAGAGGGACACCTCAATCAACTCCAAACTTGGGCAAACTCTGCCCCCATGAACTACCAACATAAATACGAACTGGTAGCAGCAGAAAAAGCCCGAATTTTGGGACAATTTGCTGAGGCGATGGAATTGTACGAACAGGCGATTCGCAACGCTAAAGCTCATAATTATTTGCATGAAGAAGCCCTCGCTTATGAGCTAGCCGCCGACTTTTATCTAGCGCGAGGGATGGAAGATATTGCCCAAACTTATGTGCTGAAATCCCACAATGCTTACATTCGTTGGGGGGCTGTGGCAAAAGTTAGAAACCTTGAATTGAGTCACAAGCGCTTTTTAGCTCAATCCTCCTTGAGAACTCCTACCACCTCAAGAAGTAATAGCAGTTTAACCCCTACCAGCGCCAGTGGAAATAGTCTAGATGCGATCTCGGTGATTAAAGCCTCTCAAGCCTTAGCCGGAGAAATTATCCTCAATAAGCTGCTGGAGAGCTTAATCAAAATTGCGATTGAAAATGCGGGCGCTCAAACGGGATTTCTAATCTTAGAAAAAGATGGCAAACTTTTAATTGAAGCTCAAGGTGCAGTCGATGAAGAGCGAGCCATTATCCGTCAATCAACTCCTGTAGAAAGCCATTCCCAACTTCCGAGTTCTCTGATTCATTATGTGGCGAGAACCAAAGAGGATGTCATTTTAGCAGATGCCAGCCGCGAGGGAATGTTTACCAGCGATCGCTATGTCGTCGAGATTAAACCCAAATCGGTCTTATGTACGCCCATTACCCATCACGGTAAATTGATCGGTTTGTTGTACCTAGAGAATAACCTGACCACTGGAGCCTTTACCCCTAAACGCCTAGAAGTCTTAAAACTGCTATCGGCGCAAGCCGCCATTTCCATTGAAAATGCTCGCCTCTACGAAGAAATGGCCGCTTTAAACGCCAACCTCAAACAAGAGATTATCGAACGCAAGCGTGCTGAAGAGGCGGTACGCGAAGACGAACGACGGCTGAAGCAATTTCTAGAGGGGGTTCCCTTGGGAGTGTTTGTCATTGACGCGAACGGGAATCCTTACTACGCCAATCAAACTGCTCAACAGCTTTTAGGTCAAAGCGTAGTTCCAGGAACCCCCATTGTCCAACTGACTGAAATCTACCAAGCTTATCTCGCGGGAACTGAACAGTTGTACCCCACCGAGCAACAACCGATTGTACTAGCGTTACAGGGAATTCGGACAACGATTGATAATTTAGAGATTCGCAGGGGCGATTGCCAAATTCTCTTAGAAGTATCGGGTACCCCCGTTTTTGATGATAAGGGAAAGATTGTGTATGCGATCGCCACCTTCCAAGACATCACCCTCCGCAAGCAAGCCGAAAGCGAACGGGTACTCTTTACCCAAGAACTCGCTGTTAAAAATCAAGCCCTCGAACAAGCCAAAAATCAACTCGCTCAATACAATCGCACCCTAGAACAACGGGTAGAAGAACGTACCCACGAACTCTCTCAAACCTTAGAAGTTCTGAAAGCGACGCAAGCCGAACTCCGGTTTGAAAACGATTTGCTGCGTAACGCCGAACAAACCTCCGGTTTTGATTACCATGTCGGCGGAAGCTTACCAATGGATGCGCCAACCTATGTGGTCCGTTCCGCAGATCGTTATCTTTACAAAGCCTTGAAGCAGGGCGAGTTTTGCTACGTGCTGAACCCTCGCCAGATGGGTAAATCTAGCCTGATGGTACGGATGATGCAGCATCTTCAACATGAAGGCTATAGCTGTATCGCCATTGATATGACTCGGATTGGTAGCGAAACCGTTGCCCCCGAACAATGGTACAAAGGCTTAATGGTGGAGTTGTGGAAATCCCTAGGGTTAGTTGGGAAAGTCATTTTAAAGCCTTGGTGGAACGAACGCACCGAACTCTCCCCCGTTCAGCTTTTTAGCCAATTTATTGAAGAAATCCTCCTGGTTCATGTCGGGGATGAAGACAACCCTAAATCTCGCCAAATTATCATTTTCCTCGATGAGATTGACAGCGTTCTTGGCCTAAACTTCCCCGTCAATGACTTCTTCGCCTTAATTCGCTCTTGCTATAACCAGCGCAGCCTCAACCCCGAATATCAGCGCTTAACCTTTGCGCTGTTTGGAGTGGCGACGCCTTCTAATTTAATTATCGATCCGCGCCGAACGCCATTTAATATCGGTCAGGCGATTCGCTTGGAGGGCTTTAAAGAGCATGAAGCCCAACCTCTGTTACACGGCTTAACGGAGAAAGTCAGCAACCCGCAAACTGTGCTGAAAGAAGTCTTAGCTTGGACCAATGGACAGCCCTTTTTAGCCCAAAAACTCTGTCGGTTCATCGCCAATCAGAGCGACTCGATTCCCACAAACCACGAGGCGATGTGGATTGAGGAGTTAGTGAGAAAATACGCAATTGAGAATTGGGAAACCCAAGACGAACCCGAACATTTTAGAACGATTCGCGATCGCCTTTTGTTTGGCCACCCCCAACCCAGCCGCGTTTTAGAACGCTATCAGCAAATTCTCGAACGCGATCGCATTCCCGTTGATGATAGTTCGGAAGTGGAAGAGTTACTTTTATCTGGCTTAGTGATGGAGCAAGAAGGCTATCTGAAGGTGCAAAATCGGATTTATGCCCATATCTTCGATCGCACTTGGGTGGATCGAACGTTAAGCACTTTAGTCGCCTAG
- a CDS encoding GTPase family protein produces the protein MVRLKLWQWVILALPIAIVIGFLLLAAGVQIHTWRINWIWAIFTIVLVGWRWLLVRWTKPAFSEIETVIAQVNADIESSATEAQAIGGDAATQVETKLQEILKASQNAPPLWEDWQTFWQQCQSVVVAVAQAYNPQQRYPLLNIYIPQAYELIRGTVDDLDRWMQQLSPALNQVTVGQAYQAYEVYRKLEPSARKLWRVWNWAQWALNPAVAAARVASQQSSNQANQQLLVNLSQLLREAALRNLTRSAIALYSGTLPPGVELKSTTPKLPQAQTQTLRDLLASAEPPEVVAQKPVSILLVGRTGAGKSSLINTLFQAERAAVDVLPSTDRIQNYHWESQSGEILTLWDTPGYEQVNREDLRELVLDYGQNADLLLLVTPALDPALQMDVDFLKEMKADREDFPVIAIVTQVDRLRPIREWEPPYNWQWGDRPKEKAIREATEYRAQLLGEYCNRVLPIVTGDSQTGRKQWGIDLLSVSLVEAIAPAKQLRLARFLRDLDARTLAAAQIIDRFTFQMATTQGLAALLKSPVLQFISTVSTGSPQLAYLLAEQIPVEQLPIVIGKLQMAYELYSLLGSGEEGGRNFDLLALWPLLLENPMPPERNAWAFGHALVEYWTKNLTIPQLQAQFEDYFHNAK, from the coding sequence ATGGTGCGCTTAAAACTTTGGCAATGGGTTATCCTAGCACTCCCGATCGCAATAGTTATCGGCTTCCTGCTATTGGCGGCGGGCGTTCAGATTCACACTTGGCGAATCAATTGGATTTGGGCAATTTTTACGATCGTCTTAGTCGGGTGGCGCTGGTTATTGGTGCGGTGGACAAAACCCGCCTTTAGCGAAATTGAAACCGTTATCGCTCAAGTGAATGCCGATATTGAATCTAGCGCAACAGAAGCTCAGGCTATTGGCGGGGATGCGGCTACCCAAGTTGAAACGAAGTTACAGGAAATTTTAAAGGCTTCGCAGAACGCGCCGCCCCTTTGGGAAGATTGGCAGACTTTTTGGCAGCAATGTCAAAGCGTGGTTGTTGCTGTAGCACAAGCTTATAATCCTCAGCAGCGCTATCCCCTGTTAAATATCTATATTCCCCAAGCTTATGAGTTGATACGGGGAACCGTGGATGATTTAGATCGGTGGATGCAACAGCTATCACCCGCCTTAAATCAAGTAACAGTCGGACAAGCCTATCAAGCGTATGAGGTATATCGTAAATTAGAACCCTCAGCGCGTAAATTATGGCGGGTTTGGAATTGGGCGCAGTGGGCTTTAAATCCGGCGGTGGCGGCGGCGAGAGTAGCCAGCCAACAGTCTAGCAACCAGGCGAATCAGCAGTTATTAGTCAATCTCAGCCAGTTATTACGGGAAGCGGCTTTACGCAATTTAACCCGCAGCGCGATCGCCCTGTATAGCGGTACCCTTCCCCCCGGTGTGGAACTCAAAAGCACAACCCCAAAGTTACCCCAGGCGCAAACCCAAACCCTCCGCGATCTGCTCGCTTCAGCAGAACCGCCGGAAGTAGTAGCCCAAAAGCCTGTAAGCATCCTGTTGGTGGGGCGCACGGGGGCGGGTAAGAGCAGTTTAATTAATACCTTATTCCAAGCAGAACGAGCGGCGGTGGATGTTTTACCGAGTACCGATCGCATTCAAAATTACCATTGGGAAAGCCAAAGCGGAGAAATTCTCACCCTATGGGATACGCCGGGATACGAACAAGTTAACCGGGAAGATTTACGCGAGTTGGTGCTTGACTACGGGCAAAATGCAGATTTGCTGCTGTTGGTGACTCCCGCCCTCGATCCGGCGCTGCAAATGGATGTGGACTTTCTCAAGGAGATGAAGGCGGATCGAGAAGATTTCCCAGTCATTGCCATTGTGACTCAGGTGGATCGCCTGCGACCGATTCGCGAGTGGGAGCCGCCCTATAATTGGCAATGGGGCGATCGCCCTAAAGAGAAAGCCATCCGCGAGGCGACGGAATATCGGGCGCAATTGTTGGGGGAATATTGCAATCGCGTTTTACCCATCGTCACGGGCGACAGCCAAACGGGGCGCAAGCAATGGGGAATCGATCTGTTATCTGTAAGTTTAGTAGAAGCGATCGCGCCAGCCAAACAACTGCGTTTAGCCCGATTTTTGCGAGACTTAGACGCCCGCACCCTCGCCGCCGCTCAAATTATCGATCGCTTCACGTTCCAAATGGCGACAACTCAAGGGCTAGCGGCGTTACTCAAAAGTCCCGTTTTGCAATTCATTTCAACGGTGTCTACAGGTTCGCCGCAACTGGCTTATCTGTTAGCCGAACAAATTCCCGTCGAACAGTTACCCATCGTCATTGGTAAGTTACAAATGGCTTACGAACTCTACTCCCTACTAGGTTCTGGGGAAGAAGGGGGACGCAATTTTGACTTACTGGCCCTCTGGCCGCTATTGTTAGAAAACCCCATGCCCCCAGAACGCAATGCTTGGGCATTTGGTCATGCTTTAGTGGAGTATTGGACAAAAAATCTAACGATTCCCCAACTTCAAGCCCAGTTTGAGGATTATTTTCATAACGCAAAGTGA
- a CDS encoding Cof-type HAD-IIB family hydrolase, which produces MNIQLLVLDIDGTIAGESNEINPGVKEAIAKVKAQGVKVAIATGRMYCSALRFHQAIQSDLPLIVYQGAWIQDPITQVRHRHLPLSLESAHQLLDYFEQPALRDLISVHLYINDCLYVREIANETEAYTMRSSVKAHPVGDLRQALTTEPTKMLALSDDIELIDEIWGTLRKRYTPAELYLTKSVATFFEATNPLVNKGTAVRYLAEEYLGIKPENVMAIGDNFNDLEMLEYAGIGVAMGSAPPGVQAKADWVAPTVEEDGAIAAIEKFL; this is translated from the coding sequence ATGAATATTCAATTGCTGGTGTTAGATATTGATGGCACGATCGCCGGAGAGTCTAATGAGATTAACCCAGGTGTGAAGGAGGCGATCGCCAAAGTTAAGGCGCAAGGTGTTAAAGTTGCGATCGCCACAGGTCGAATGTATTGTTCTGCTTTACGCTTTCATCAGGCGATTCAATCGGATCTTCCCCTGATTGTCTACCAAGGCGCTTGGATTCAAGACCCGATTACGCAGGTTCGCCATCGTCACTTACCGCTATCTCTAGAATCTGCCCATCAGTTACTCGATTATTTTGAACAGCCTGCACTCCGGGATCTGATCTCGGTTCATCTCTATATCAACGATTGCCTCTACGTGCGCGAAATTGCCAATGAGACGGAAGCTTATACGATGCGTTCTAGCGTTAAAGCGCATCCGGTGGGCGATTTGCGGCAGGCTTTGACGACGGAACCGACGAAGATGTTGGCGCTTTCGGATGATATCGAATTGATTGATGAAATTTGGGGAACGCTTCGCAAGCGCTATACCCCAGCGGAGTTGTATTTAACAAAGTCGGTAGCGACGTTCTTTGAAGCGACTAATCCTTTAGTGAATAAGGGAACGGCGGTACGCTATCTGGCGGAGGAGTATCTGGGGATAAAACCGGAGAATGTGATGGCGATTGGTGATAATTTTAACGATCTGGAGATGCTGGAGTATGCCGGAATTGGAGTCGCGATGGGGAGCGCTCCACCTGGGGTGCAGGCAAAGGCGGATTGGGTTGCGCCGACGGTTGAAGAGGATGGCGCGATCGCCGCAATCGAAAAATTCCTTTAA
- a CDS encoding DALR anticodon-binding domain-containing protein has product MNLRFETTAIALGLHRQIQTTLSPLFPRDLPIFTLRLVDKTVAFSYSCAIARQVAASLYTSPETVACQMAETLSERSEFEVVLKPEGWLEFDLRDRAVIQWLQARPQNPLAPHPGWLSLHLPPLDAERQFLGQYAHARCCSLLRAGDRISPSSPLPWASVLAHPLERRLVYRILEAHDLLSFPPGKQPERLAIKLLQNLSQETLSFERACLIWGLVKTQNLELARLRLELLSLAQSLLQTLLTPILGIFAPLSL; this is encoded by the coding sequence ATGAATCTCCGGTTTGAAACAACTGCGATCGCCTTGGGGCTGCACCGCCAGATCCAAACCACCTTAAGCCCTTTATTTCCTAGGGATCTACCGATTTTTACCCTCCGCTTAGTTGACAAAACGGTCGCTTTTAGCTACTCCTGCGCGATCGCCCGACAAGTGGCAGCCTCTCTTTACACTTCACCCGAAACCGTGGCTTGTCAAATGGCTGAGACCCTTTCTGAGCGATCGGAGTTTGAAGTCGTTCTCAAACCGGAAGGATGGCTAGAATTCGATCTGCGCGATCGCGCTGTTATCCAATGGTTGCAGGCTCGCCCCCAGAACCCGCTAGCGCCCCATCCCGGCTGGCTATCCCTGCACTTGCCGCCCCTGGATGCCGAACGCCAATTTCTGGGGCAATATGCCCACGCCCGTTGCTGTTCGCTGCTGCGTGCGGGCGATCGCATTTCCCCCTCCTCCCCGCTTCCCTGGGCATCGGTGCTGGCTCATCCCCTAGAACGCCGCTTGGTTTACCGCATCCTAGAAGCCCACGATCTCCTCAGCTTCCCTCCCGGCAAACAACCCGAACGCCTCGCCATCAAACTGCTGCAAAACCTCAGCCAAGAAACTCTATCTTTTGAGAGAGCGTGTTTAATTTGGGGATTGGTGAAAACCCAAAACCTAGAGCTAGCAAGGCTTCGTCTGGAACTGCTGAGTCTGGCTCAATCCTTGCTTCAGACCTTGCTGACCCCGATTTTAGGTATTTTTGCCCCTCTCAGCCTCTAG
- a CDS encoding Crp/Fnr family transcriptional regulator: protein MPSESEASRPFLTWQRVIDWAQEHYRCRTFSKDEKIPVRPGLLYLVQRGSVRLVSISQVSATASSTASRFTRRRESNPNVWTPEEAFLGFVGAGQPFEIVAQSPFTIQSYAHVDKTSVIWMYWHDLDNWPHFRREVMDAFRYQHQRKLLWLSTLGQRRTIDRLLGFITLLVEEHGEPCDNGYCLPWTLTHAQIGSAIGSTRVTVTRLMGKLRSRGLIRTQGDNLICLPASDAPKTE, encoded by the coding sequence ATGCCTTCAGAATCAGAAGCATCTCGTCCTTTCCTAACCTGGCAACGAGTCATTGACTGGGCCCAAGAACACTATCGTTGCCGCACCTTTAGCAAAGACGAGAAAATTCCTGTACGACCCGGTTTACTGTATTTAGTACAACGCGGATCGGTGCGGCTGGTTAGCATTTCTCAAGTCAGTGCAACCGCGAGCAGTACCGCATCTCGCTTTACGCGGCGTCGCGAGTCTAACCCCAATGTGTGGACCCCCGAAGAAGCCTTTTTAGGCTTTGTGGGTGCCGGACAGCCCTTTGAAATCGTAGCGCAATCTCCCTTTACCATCCAAAGCTACGCTCACGTTGATAAAACTAGCGTGATTTGGATGTATTGGCACGATCTCGATAATTGGCCCCACTTCCGCCGCGAAGTGATGGACGCCTTCCGCTATCAGCACCAGCGCAAGCTGCTCTGGCTTAGTACCCTCGGTCAACGTCGAACCATTGACCGCCTCTTAGGTTTCATTACCCTGTTAGTTGAAGAACATGGGGAACCTTGCGATAACGGTTATTGCTTACCTTGGACGCTGACTCACGCTCAAATTGGCAGCGCGATTGGTTCAACTCGCGTCACAGTCACCCGCCTGATGGGTAAATTGCGATCGCGCGGTTTAATTCGGACCCAAGGAGACAATCTCATCTGCCTACCGGCTAGCGACGCCCCCAAGACCGAATAG